The sequence below is a genomic window from Luteitalea sp..
TCCAGGACCTCTCCCGTTCGAGGATCGACGCGCCGCACCTCGCTCTCGTCACCTTCCCAGGTACCGTGCCACAGCTCTCCGTCGATCCAGGTGACCCCGGTGACGAAACGGTTGGACTCGATCGTGCGAAGAATCGCCCCTGTGTGGGGATCGACTTGATGGATCGTCCGGTCCCGATACTGCCCCACCCAGAGCGTCCCCTCGGCCCACGTGAGCCCCGAGTCACCGCCGCCGCCAGGCGCCGGGATCGTGGCGAGCACACGGCCGGTCTTCGGATCGATCTTCTGGATGCGATCCTCGGCGAGCTGAAACAGGTGCTGGCCGTCGAAGGCCGTTCCTGCGTGCGCGGCGACATCGATCGCGCGCAGCGTCTTCCCGCTCGCAGGATCGAAGGCGTTCAGCGTGTCTCCAGCAGCAATCCAGACGTGCTGACCGTCATACGTGACGCCATGCACCTGGTCGACGGCCGGAAAGGGTCCATACTCACGGACGATCTCAGCGGTTGATCGACTCATGCTTCCATCCTAATCAATCGGCAGAGGAGCGGGGAGTAACAAGGTCGTCGTGAATCCCGGCACGGGCGGGGTCATCCAACGACGCGCTCGCCCGCGACCGCACGACTGCACCTTGCCGGCTGCAGCAAGCGCGTCGAGCGCCCGCTGCACGGTGCGCTGGCTCGTCCCAAGCGCAAGCGCCAGGGCCGAGCTCGACCACGATTCACCGTCGGCGAGGAAGGCGAGCACCGCCGCATGCTCCTCTTCGACGGGCCGCGCCAGCACGACGACCTCGCGTGCCAGGCGCGGCGTCAGCGCAAACCCTCGCTTCGTTGCGCGCACGTCGGCCAGCCTCCGAAGCACCGTGCGAAGCCGCCCGACTTCGACGCGCAACCGCGCGCGGTGCGATTCATCGGCGTGCTTCGCTCCGAATGCCCGCGCCACGAGCGTGTCCCTCGGCACGTCTCCCGGCCACGCTTCGCCCAGCGCGCGTCCGAGCGCGAACAACACCGGACGCCTTGCGAGCGAGGCCACCGTGCGTGCGTCACGCACGACATGGCGGCACGCGTCCACGACGAGCGCGTTCGACGCCAGCAACGTTTCGACCTCCTCGAGCAGGAGGAGTCGCTCCTCGCCACTGGCAAGCAGGCGCGCGGCGGGCGTGTTCAGGACGAGGGAGGCGCTCTCGACCTCCGCCGTCAGCGCAGGGATACGTGCAAGGCGCGCGGCGCGCTCGGCCCGAGCGAGCGCCGCGCGCGCCGCCTTCGTCCGGAGGCGCCGCATCGCGATCCCCGCGACCACCAGCTCGTGGGCAGTCCTCGACGCGGGCGGGAAGGGCGCGGGGTCGAGCTCGGCGAGCGTTCGCTCGGCCGCGTCGAGGCGGCCGATCAGGAGGAGGCGCCGGACTTCGAGATACCGCGCATGCGCGGCGTTGACCCGGTCGCCGTGCGCGTCGAGCGTCGCCCGCGCCGCGTCGAGCGTCTTTGCAGGCCAGCCCAGGTCGCGCGAGACGAGCGCGATCTCGGCCTCGGCGACGACGCACCGCGCGCGGGCCACGGCCTCTTTCGGACCGAAGGCGCGCGCGGCACGTCGCAGGAGCGCCTTCGCGCGCACGAGATCGCCGAGCTGCGCCATCGCGATGCCTCGCAACGCGAGCGCCGGGGCGTCGTCGCGCAGGGCGACCCGCTTCAATGCGCCGAGGGGATCACCCGCAGCGAGTGCACGCGCCGCGGCCGTGATCAACGAGTCCATCGGAATCCCGCCACACTGGTCACTCCCACCGTTCGATATCCCGCGCTCAGTCTATGTCATGACCAGAAACACCAGGTCGTACCGAGAAACGACTGGAAGGAGAGCCTGGAGCAGCAGCAGTCGGGAGTCGTCGAGTGCCGAGGCTGATCGGGGGATCGCGCCCCCGGTGAGACGCTACACGGATCAATCTTGCCTGAGCGCGGCGACCGGATCGATCCGTCCTGCGCGCAGCGCCGGAATCAGCGCCGCACATGCGCACGCCTGGATCCGCTCCGCAATCGCCCAGCCATGGAGCGGCTGCGTCTGCAGCGTACGCAGGATGAGCATGTCGAGCGTCCCTGGCAGAAGGTCGGGAATGGAGCGGCGCGTCATGGTATGGGCTATCGACACTAACGCGTACGGCGGTCAGCTGTCAACCACTGGGCGTCGTGACGGCGGCCAAATCCAAACGAACGACTTGATCGTAGTTGCAGCGGCGAGAACAACGTAATGGTTACGATGACTACCGGACTGCTGACGATGAGGATTCGTCTGGCGCGTCACTGCTCCATGAGCTCCCGTGCAACCGCCAGCGCCTCGTCCAGCGTGGTGACAGCGCCGTCGAGTTGCCGTTCGTAGACAGCGCGTAGGATCTGCCCCATCGATGGTCCCGGCGAGACGCCGAGATCGATCAGGTGTCGCCCCATGAGCAGCGGCACGGGCGGTCGGTGCTCGACGCCAAGCGCGCGCGCGCGTTGGATGAACCAGTCGATCGCGGAGCAATCGAAGTGACCGGCGCGGCCGCGGCAATCGGCGTGAGCGAGACGGCTGAGCAGCTCGAGGTCCAACTTCCGCGCAAGCCGGCGGAACGCACCGTCTCCCACCGGCGTCGGCGACTTGTACCATGCATTTGGCGCCAGGTGATACTGCACGAGCCCGAGCACCTGTCGCCGCACGTCGTACCCATCCATCGTGTGTACGTTGAGCCGATCCAAGAAGCGCTTCGCCGGCTCCACGCCGCGCGCCTCGTGGTTCGGCGATCGGATCCTCCCGTCGATGTCAGCCGTGGTCATCGGCTTGCCGAAATCGTGTGTGATCGCACCGAGCATGATCGTCACCCGTTCGGGACGAGACAGGCCGTCGAGTTGCTTCGTCGCCTCGTCTATCACCATCAACGTGTGGATCCAGACGTCACCTTCGGGATGCCACTCGGGCTCCTGCGGGCAGCCGATGAGAGCATGCATCTCGGGCCACAGCACTTGAACGATGCCAAGGTCACCTGCGAGCGCGAAGCCCGCGGATGGTCGTGGTGCCTGCAGCAGGAGCTTTTCCAGCTCACCCCAGACGCGCTCAGCGGGCAGATCATCGAGCGGGACTTGTCGGCAGAGCGCCGCCGTTGCCTCGTCGAGGCTGTACTCGAACCGGGCGGCAAACTGCAGCGCGCGCAATACGCGTAACGAGTCGTCTGCAAACGTGGCGAGATCGGTAGCACGGAGGCGTCGCGCCGCAAGATCCGAGCGTCCACCGTGGGGATCCAGCAGCTCGTCGGTCAGCGGATCCCATCCCATGGCATTGATGGTGAAGTCGCGGCGGCGCGACGCTTCCACGAAGGAGAGCGACGGATCGCCGGTAACCGCGAATCCACGATGACCGCGCCCCACCTTCGACTCACGTCGTGGCAGTGCCACGTCGATATCCTTCACCTTGTACACGGTGAAGCTTTCGCCCACCACGTCGACACGACCGATGGATTCGAGCAGCGCGCGGAGCTCGGCTGCCGGCACGCCGTAGACCTCGAGGTCGACGTCCTTGGAGAGACGACCAAGGAGCCGGTCGCGCACGAAGCCGCCGACGACTATCGCGCGGCCACCATGCGCATCGACGACACGGGCAATGTCGATGGCCACCGTCAGATCGTGGGGCCGAGGCGAGTTCATGAGCGGCGGTGACGAGTGAATCGGCGCATGATGCGGTCACCCACCGCGGGTGCCATTGCATTCAGCACCGGCAACAGACGAGACAACCGATGCGGGTAGACCTCGGCACGAGGGCGTGTGAGACAGCGCACGATGGCATCCGCCACCTGCTCGGCCGACTGGCGTGGTCCCAGGCCACCGACACGTCGGCCGAAGTCTCGCACCATCACCTCGCGAAACTCCGTATCCGTACTAATAGGAAACACGACGCTGACATGTATGCCGGAGCCGGCCAGCTCCGTGCGAAGTGCTTCGGCGAGCCCCGCTTGGGCAAATTTCGTGGCGCAGTAAGCGCTGTACAAGGGCAAGCCACGGCGGCCGACGATCGACGAGACGAACACCAGGTGCCCGCTGCCTTGGGAGCGGAACAGTGGGAGCGCCGCGCGGGCCGCGTGAAGTGAGCCAAGCAGGTTGACGTCCATCAGATGACGGACGATCTCGACGGGTGTGTCTTCGAGCGCGCCGTGGTAGCCGATACCGGCGTTGCAAATCATGACGTCGAGTCGGCCGGTCGTCTGTGCCGCCTCGCCCGCAAGCCGGTGCATGTCTGCCTCCGAGGTCACATCTGCAATCACCGGTATGGCCATCCGGCTCGTCGTGCGCAGCTCGTCCGCGAGCCTCGCCAAGCGATCGGCTCTCCGCGCTGCCAAGGCGACGTGCATGCCACGGCCCGCACACGCACGGGCGCATGCGGCGCCAATGCCAGCGGAGGCTCCGGTGATCGCAACAGTACGACCCGCAAGATCGCGTGCCATGCGACCATCATAGCGAAGGTCCTTGGTCCTTGGTCCTGGGTCCTGGGTCCTTAGTTCTTGGCGTGGTGGCTGGGCGTCGTCTGGCAGGCTGGACGACCTGTTAGAATCGCGGCGACGCCGCGCACCAAGAACTAAGGACCAAGGACCAAGAACCAACGCTGCCATGGACCCGACCATTCACCTCCTACGCGACCTCGTCGCCATCGATTCGGTGAACCCATCGCTCGTCCCTGGCGGCGCCGGGGAGCAGCAGATGGCAGAGGCGTATGCTGCGGATCTTCGAAGTGCCGGCTTGGACGTCGAGCTCGTCGAGGTCGCGTCTGGCCGTCCCAATGTCGTAGGCGTTCTGCAAGGACGCGAGCCCGGCCGGACGCTCTTGCTGTGCGGTCATCTAGACACGGTCGGTGTGGAGGGCATGGAGGCGCCGTTCACACCGATCGAGCGAGACGGCCGGCTCTATGGACGTGGCGCGCAGGACATGAAGGGGGGCCTTGCGGCGATTGCCGGCGCGGCACGAGCGGTGGCCTCGTCTGGCCGATTCACTCGCGGCCGCCTCGTGGTGGCGGGTGTGATCGACGAGGAGTATGCGAGTGTCGGCGCCGACGCGCTGGTCGCCGATTGGCATGCGGATGCCGCGGTGGTCACCGAGCCGACGGGGCTGCAGCTCGCCGTCGCCCACAAAGGCTTTGTGTGGATCGAAGCCGAGACGCAAGGGCGAGCGGCGCACGGCAGCCGCCCGGAGGATGGACGCGACGCCATCATGCGCATGGGCCGCGTGATCGCGGCGCTGGAGCAGTTGAATGGCGAGCTGCGCGCGCGGTCGCCTCATCCGCTTGTCGGTACCGCCTCGTTGCATGCATCGATGATCGACGGCGGGCGCGAGTGGAGCAGCTATCCGGATACCTGTCGTCTGCGGCTCGAGCGCCGCACCGTGAGCGGCGAAACGGCGGACACGGC
It includes:
- a CDS encoding helix-turn-helix domain-containing protein, with amino-acid sequence MDSLITAAARALAAGDPLGALKRVALRDDAPALALRGIAMAQLGDLVRAKALLRRAARAFGPKEAVARARCVVAEAEIALVSRDLGWPAKTLDAARATLDAHGDRVNAAHARYLEVRRLLLIGRLDAAERTLAELDPAPFPPASRTAHELVVAGIAMRRLRTKAARAALARAERAARLARIPALTAEVESASLVLNTPAARLLASGEERLLLLEEVETLLASNALVVDACRHVVRDARTVASLARRPVLFALGRALGEAWPGDVPRDTLVARAFGAKHADESHRARLRVEVGRLRTVLRRLADVRATKRGFALTPRLAREVVVLARPVEEEHAAVLAFLADGESWSSSALALALGTSQRTVQRALDALAAAGKVQSCGRGRARRWMTPPVPGFTTTLLLPAPLPID
- a CDS encoding M20/M25/M40 family metallo-hydrolase, which translates into the protein MDPTIHLLRDLVAIDSVNPSLVPGGAGEQQMAEAYAADLRSAGLDVELVEVASGRPNVVGVLQGREPGRTLLLCGHLDTVGVEGMEAPFTPIERDGRLYGRGAQDMKGGLAAIAGAARAVASSGRFTRGRLVVAGVIDEEYASVGADALVADWHADAAVVTEPTGLQLAVAHKGFVWIEAETQGRAAHGSRPEDGRDAIMRMGRVIAALEQLNGELRARSPHPLVGTASLHASMIDGGREWSSYPDTCRLRLERRTVSGETADTALAEVTSTLEALREADAEFEGHARMVFARPSYEIDRRAEIVQALIAAAHGTGLGLTPEGVSFWTDAAILGGAGIPSVVFGPGGAGLHGTCEHVVISDVLICRDVLVRLAEQFC
- a CDS encoding PQQ-binding-like beta-propeller repeat protein codes for the protein MSRSTAEIVREYGPFPAVDQVHGVTYDGQHVWIAAGDTLNAFDPASGKTLRAIDVAAHAGTAFDGQHLFQLAEDRIQKIDPKTGRVLATIPAPGGGGDSGLTWAEGTLWVGQYRDRTIHQVDPHTGAILRTIESNRFVTGVTWIDGELWHGTWEGDESEVRRVDPRTGEVLERLEMPPGVGVSGLESDGGDQFFCGGGGSGKVRTVRRPRRGPATGSGAEISVDSTSK
- a CDS encoding polynucleotide adenylyltransferase, whose product is MNSPRPHDLTVAIDIARVVDAHGGRAIVVGGFVRDRLLGRLSKDVDLEVYGVPAAELRALLESIGRVDVVGESFTVYKVKDIDVALPRRESKVGRGHRGFAVTGDPSLSFVEASRRRDFTINAMGWDPLTDELLDPHGGRSDLAARRLRATDLATFADDSLRVLRALQFAARFEYSLDEATAALCRQVPLDDLPAERVWGELEKLLLQAPRPSAGFALAGDLGIVQVLWPEMHALIGCPQEPEWHPEGDVWIHTLMVIDEATKQLDGLSRPERVTIMLGAITHDFGKPMTTADIDGRIRSPNHEARGVEPAKRFLDRLNVHTMDGYDVRRQVLGLVQYHLAPNAWYKSPTPVGDGAFRRLARKLDLELLSRLAHADCRGRAGHFDCSAIDWFIQRARALGVEHRPPVPLLMGRHLIDLGVSPGPSMGQILRAVYERQLDGAVTTLDEALAVARELMEQ
- a CDS encoding SDR family NAD(P)-dependent oxidoreductase yields the protein MVGSMAALVLGPWSLVLGARRRRDSNRSSSLPDDAQPPRQELRTQDPGPRTKDLRYDGRMARDLAGRTVAITGASAGIGAACARACAGRGMHVALAARRADRLARLADELRTTSRMAIPVIADVTSEADMHRLAGEAAQTTGRLDVMICNAGIGYHGALEDTPVEIVRHLMDVNLLGSLHAARAALPLFRSQGSGHLVFVSSIVGRRGLPLYSAYCATKFAQAGLAEALRTELAGSGIHVSVVFPISTDTEFREVMVRDFGRRVGGLGPRQSAEQVADAIVRCLTRPRAEVYPHRLSRLLPVLNAMAPAVGDRIMRRFTRHRRS